The DNA window GACCCGCACGCCCGGCCGGTCCGCCGACGGGTAGCTCAGAAAGATCCGCCCGCGCAGGGTCGTCACGCCCGCGCACACCCGCTCCTCGGCGAGCACCGGCGTCAGTCGGAGGTCCTCCTCGGTGGGCAGCGTGGGCACGGCACCGCTCCTCACTCGCCCGACGGCGTCCTCGGCTCCAACCGGCGGCCGAGGGGTCCCGGCCACCCGGCGCGCGGTATCCCCGGGCCGTGCCGCCCGAAACCGGCGGCACGTGGGTCGCCGCCGACCGCCGGCCACGCAGCCGGTCGGGCCGCCCGGCGGGACGCTCAGCCGGGTGGCGCGGCCGGTCGGTCCACCAGGGCGGCGAGTCGCTTCGGGGCGAGCAGGCAGTAGCTCTCGGTCAGCAGCTCGGCGACCTCGTCCCAGCCGGTGTCGTCGTCCACGACCATGCCCAGCACGGTCGGGCCCCACTCCGGCTTGTAGAAGGGATGCCCACTGGCCACCAGCCCGGCTATCTCGTCGGGCGGCGACCGGAAGATCAACAGGCAGGTCGGCCGGTCCACGTCCGCGGCGCGGGCATGGGCGACCTGGTGGTCGGGATCGACGGTGAGCACGTGGGCGAAGGTCCGCTTGCGGATCCGCCAGCGGGTGCCCACCCAGGCCGGCTCCTCATAGGTCTCCGGCAGCCCGAGGCAGATCGGCCGGAGCCGGTCGAGGACCTCGGCAGGGACGTCTCCGGGTTCGGTCACGGTCCGCGACGCTAGCCGGCCGGTACGACAGGTCACCCGGCTCGGCCGGTCAGGGCGGCGTACGTCGGTCTCGTCCACGACCGGCCAGTCCCTGCGGTACGCGGCGGTGCTGGCGTACGCCGCCGCGCCGCCCTTCGCTCGAAACGATGCTGGCCGATCCGCCGCGGTGGCCAAGGCGTGGCGGGCCGTC is part of the Micromonospora cremea genome and encodes:
- a CDS encoding MmcQ/YjbR family DNA-binding protein, whose translation is MTEPGDVPAEVLDRLRPICLGLPETYEEPAWVGTRWRIRKRTFAHVLTVDPDHQVAHARAADVDRPTCLLIFRSPPDEIAGLVASGHPFYKPEWGPTVLGMVVDDDTGWDEVAELLTESYCLLAPKRLAALVDRPAAPPG